GCCATGATGATCCAATACAACTGAAAATATAGAGAATGTGTATATCAAGCTTCTCCCATATATTTTAAGCTTCACGGGCCACTTTGTTAACTATCCAATTTTTAGCTAGTTTATGTTATGATGCCGATGTATGTCATATCACAGAAATGTAGGACAATCCATTTCCATTATGAGATAGTGGTATTAAGCCGGATATTTCCTCTTACCAAACAGTTTATTAGCTTGTTATTTCTCAGACAAGATAACTGACAAAACTGGAAGAGATAAGAGAAGCTTTAATGCGCTGAAGTAAAGTTTCTCATGTTCCATTAAGAAGAATTTAATTAAGCCAGTTATTTCCTCTATCCCGACAGTTAACCAGCTGGTTATTTCTATGACAAGGTATTTTATAGACAAGCTTCAATGCATTGGATAAAACTTCTTATGTTTAGGTTTATGAATGGTACCTCAGATCGGATGATGTCTGGCAAACAGAGCCTGAACAGCTGCATAGGGCCAGAGTGCCAACGATGCTGCTGCTTCCTGTAAGCCTCGTAGCATTCCGGCAGCTCACATTGACACTGAACATAGTATTCATACATGAAAGAGAAACACTTCAATATCTACATGCAGTACTGTAAATTCAAGAAATTTCAGGCAATTCAAAGACCTTGTCATACCTCCACATCATTAAGGTATACGAACTTCCATCCTTTTAGGTGAGCTCGCACTGCAATGTCCATGTCCTCGACTGTGGTCCTCTCCAGCCACCCTCCGGCATCCTCCAGTGCCTTGATCCTCCAAACTCCTGCGGTGCCATTGAACCCGAAGAAGTTGATGAACACCCCATTCACCTGCTGCTCCACCTCAAAGTGGAAGCAGAGATTAATGTTCTGAAGCCGGGTCAGCAAATTCTCATCTTTGTTCACAAACGACCACCTTGCCTGCACCAATCCCAGCTCCTCGTTGTCCTGTAAATATACCAGCAAATCAAAATTGCCATCAAATGTCAAGTTTTAGCACTAAAATGGAGAAAAAAAAGCTCAAGGCAAACACATACCTTGAAATGAGGCACAGTCCGTTTCAAGAAATCCGGAGCAGGCTGGAAGTCGGCATCAAAAATGGCGACAAACTCGTAGTCGTTGACATAGCTACAATTCATTGCCGACTTGAGGTTGCCGGCCTTGTAACCATCTCGAATAACCCGGTGACGATACATGATCCGAGCGCCATTCTGCTGCCACTTCTCCACCTCCGCCTTGATCAGAGTTTGCGTCGTGGGGTCATCCGAGTCATCCAACACCTGAATCAGAATGTTGGACCTCGGCCAATCCAAATTACACACTGCGGCAATCGATTGCTGATAGACCTGCCAAATGCCAGCGAAAGTGCGCAAAGATGGTCATTTTGGCTCACAAGCCTCGTATCCAACTTGCAGATATCCAAGCTTACCTCTTTCTCATTGCACATGGGCATCTGGACTAGAACCATAGGGTAGTCCTCACCGCCGGATTCGAGGTCCTCGGAAGCTCCAATGGCGCCTTTCGGCGTGGGTTTGATCCCCTTGAAGCGGATCCAGAAGCAGCCGAGGCAGAGGATGAGACGGTCGGCGCTTTGGACGAGGAAGAGGATGACGCAGGCGTTGGCGAGGAACTGGAGCGGCGGAGCGACGTATTCCACCCGGAAGCGCACCCACCCGGTGTAGAGCGACTCGAGGAAACCCCGGACGCCGAAGGACGAAGGAAGAACCAAGGGCTGAATCTCCCAGGCGGTCAAATGCCAGCCTTTGAGGTAAGCGGCGATCTCCAAAGAAAGCAAAACGACGGAGATCCAGAGGAAGGCCTTGATGCAGGAATAGAACCGCGACCGCAGAACGGGGCTCTCCTCGTCCGACGAGGAGGTCGTGTCGGAGTCCGTCCGCCCGGACGCTACGCGCCGGCGCACGGCGGACGCGAGGCCAACGGCGGCGGAGGCGAGAAACGTGAGGCACCCTGCGGCGCGGTGAGCCTTAAGGAGAAGCACCCAAGTAATCTGCTTCGCGTTCTTCACCCGGGCACCCTTCCGCGGCCCTCTCCCGGCGGCGGCAAACTCCTCGCCGGCGCCGGCGCCGATGCCGTACTCATCCTCGTCGTCAGGCGACGATATCTCCGAGATGGACCAGTTGGGGTTCTCCATTTTGACGATCACCGGCGTCCCTCGGTGGGCCTTTTTGTCCCACCACCCGAACGGCGGCGACATTACTTCCACCACCTTCCGAACACGATCAAGATCCAACCTTTCCGATTAATCTGGCGTCGGGGGTCGATTTCCACCTCCGATCCAAGCTTCTGGCGGTCGAAAGGGAGGGTTACGACGGCAATGCGGCTTCCTCGGGCGAGAGAGAGCGAAAAGGTGGGATTTTTACCTCagaaggagagggaggagagtGAGTCGAATGCGAGCAGGCGTCTTCTTCTTTAAAGCGTGCAGCTTTGAGGCAGGCGAGCTTGCCGCTCTCCTTCCCCGCGGTATGAAGGGCACGACAAAGGCCaccggaagaggagaagggaagagcagCTCAGCACGTCTACCGCCGACCTccacagaagagaagagaaaatttaaagaaaaggaaagagagagaaagcaTAAAAAAAGGCAGGTTTTTTAATGCGTTTCCCACATTGCTACGGCGAATTGCGAGAGATAAAGATGGAGTTAATAAAAGTAATTAATCTCAGAAGAAGAATTCGGGAACCATAATAGAATGAATTCCAGCTGAAGAAATTTAAGCAAACAAACTTGATTTCCTTGTATTCCTACcacagaagatgaaaaaactcgaGAATGGTACCTTCTCGCTCGCCTACGATCAATGCTAATGCCACGATGATTCCTTCTCTCCCAGTTGTGATGTCTATTATAGTAATACTGTGGATAAGGACTTGTTTTCCAGTTTGATGATGGAAGCAAAAAATAGTAAATGGAGTCGACAACCTCAAACAGATCAATCCGAATTATATATCCACCGAATTCGATCAATCATATGTCCGCTAAAAATAAACAAATGGGAATCATCACAGTTGGTTACAGAAACGGAGAAAACGTTGCCGTGGCAAAGCACCGACACATTTCAGTAAAACATGGTTTGCCTCACCCGAATCAtagatccactgcactaattgcgGAATTCAAGCCGTCACTTCCAATGATTTCCTAATCTTGCACTCGTCTTCTCACGCCGCCACCTCATCCAACAATACATTTAAAGATGTCATGTAAGCATGTTTCGATCGGCCATCAGGAATACAACATTGTCTCCGTGGGGGCCCACTCTTTGGTAAGCTCGGGGGCACGTATTGGGGGTAATAAAAGAGAAGAAGGTAAGCTTCTCCGTTTCGTGCCGTGTGCCGATCGGGCTTCTCTCACCCATCGGGTAAGCTAGTGGGTTGGTGAGCGGCAGCGGGTGTTGCAAAACCAGTTCTGCCCGAGACGAGCGGGGTTGGGGGGGGGGACGATGACGCGTGGCGGTGTTGTGTCCGAGATCACGGCATTCGGCGCGGCCGCCGGTTCGAGCCGGCCGCACGTCGTGGCTCCGAGTTAAACGCGGAATCCACGGAACCGCCGCGGTCATCTCGTTCTCTACGTTGACCTTTTTGTTGTGCTCGTTTGAAGGCGCTCATGAGACGATGAATCAATCCATCGCTGAGACCTATTGCATCGTTATCGTAAGGATGGATGAATGGATGAAGTCTTCCTCGTTTGTACCTTCCTTTGACTTCGATGTGTTCTTCTTTCTGTTGACTAGCATCGTGAATGTGCATGCCACGCATTCGGATCCCCTTGTATTGTTGGTGACGAATGCATGATGCATCCATCCCTTGTGGACACGTTAGTTTTGCATGTTGATCTACGTTAAGCTCTCGTATATTTGATTCTTCTTGTTTCACCGAGAGATAATgatatttctttttttcattATTACCCATAATTATTTAAAGTAAATAAAT
This DNA window, taken from Musa acuminata AAA Group cultivar baxijiao chromosome BXJ3-7, Cavendish_Baxijiao_AAA, whole genome shotgun sequence, encodes the following:
- the LOC135642754 gene encoding probable xyloglucan glycosyltransferase 9, with product MSPPFGWWDKKAHRGTPVIVKMENPNWSISEISSPDDEDEYGIGAGAGEEFAAAGRGPRKGARVKNAKQITWVLLLKAHRAAGCLTFLASAAVGLASAVRRRVASGRTDSDTTSSSDEESPVLRSRFYSCIKAFLWISVVLLSLEIAAYLKGWHLTAWEIQPLVLPSSFGVRGFLESLYTGWVRFRVEYVAPPLQFLANACVILFLVQSADRLILCLGCFWIRFKGIKPTPKGAIGASEDLESGGEDYPMVLVQMPMCNEKEVYQQSIAAVCNLDWPRSNILIQVLDDSDDPTTQTLIKAEVEKWQQNGARIMYRHRVIRDGYKAGNLKSAMNCSYVNDYEFVAIFDADFQPAPDFLKRTVPHFKDNEELGLVQARWSFVNKDENLLTRLQNINLCFHFEVEQQVNGVFINFFGFNGTAGVWRIKALEDAGGWLERTTVEDMDIAVRAHLKGWKFVYLNDVECQCELPECYEAYRKQQHRWHSGPMQLFRLCLPDIIRSEIGFWKKSNLIFLFFLLRKLILPFYSFTLFCIILPLTMFVPEAELPAWVVCYVPATMSFLNILPAPKSFPFIVPYLLFENTMSVTKFNAMISGLFQLGSAYEWVVTKKSGRSSEGDLISLMKKEPMQQRGASVPNFEAIAKEEPRPQKVSKKKHNRIYRKELALAFLLLTASARSLLSAQGIHFYFLLFQGISFLLVGLDLIGEQID